One part of the Caproiciproducens sp. CPB-2 genome encodes these proteins:
- a CDS encoding BTAD domain-containing putative transcriptional regulator, producing MRPDVVAQEQIQVKMLGEFSITINGNQLTNLKGRTKRVWMLIQYLIANRHKENSTEKLVEVLWPDNQCNDPLNALKNLVYRARELLKGLSGNDRAEYIQYIHNTYSWNNSYSCLIDTEQLTEFYRLGSDVSKTQDERVRAFQAALQLYCGEFLPKSAYSNWVISAGAYYANLYNQCVLRCCGLLIDLRRFDEVTQICENALIYSPLEESIHKMLLFGYLSTGQRNKALDHYNHVIDLFYKELGVDISESMRALYKQLVNSINNVEMDLGVIKNDLKEASAVEGAYYCDYDVFKSIYRIQARSVARTGSSVFIVLFTISGLDGELPKPRVAKLASERLKATIMDSLRKGDTVASYSATQFIVMLPLISYENAEMVVDRILQKFRFRYRRDNVKISTRINALDSAE from the coding sequence ATGCGGCCCGACGTTGTTGCACAGGAACAGATTCAGGTCAAAATGCTGGGCGAATTTTCCATAACCATCAACGGCAATCAGCTTACCAACTTGAAAGGCCGCACCAAAAGGGTGTGGATGCTGATTCAATACCTGATCGCGAACCGGCATAAGGAGAATTCCACCGAAAAGCTGGTGGAAGTGCTGTGGCCGGACAATCAATGCAACGACCCGCTGAACGCTCTGAAAAACCTTGTTTACCGGGCCCGGGAACTTTTAAAGGGACTTTCGGGAAACGACAGGGCGGAGTACATTCAGTATATCCACAATACCTATTCGTGGAACAACAGTTATTCCTGCCTGATCGACACGGAACAGCTTACGGAGTTTTACAGGCTGGGGAGCGACGTTTCCAAAACGCAGGACGAACGGGTACGGGCGTTTCAAGCCGCCCTTCAGCTTTACTGCGGGGAGTTCCTGCCCAAATCGGCCTACAGCAACTGGGTGATTTCCGCCGGCGCGTACTACGCGAACCTTTACAATCAGTGCGTGCTGCGCTGCTGCGGGCTGCTGATTGATCTTCGCCGTTTCGACGAGGTGACCCAGATCTGTGAAAACGCGCTGATTTATTCCCCGCTTGAGGAATCCATCCACAAGATGCTTCTGTTCGGCTACCTTTCCACCGGCCAGCGCAACAAGGCGCTGGACCATTACAACCATGTGATCGACCTGTTTTACAAGGAGCTGGGCGTGGATATCTCCGAATCCATGCGCGCGCTGTATAAGCAGCTGGTCAACAGCATCAACAACGTGGAAATGGACCTGGGCGTCATTAAGAACGACCTGAAAGAAGCTTCCGCCGTGGAAGGCGCATACTACTGCGATTACGACGTATTCAAATCCATCTACCGGATTCAGGCGCGCTCAGTGGCGCGCACCGGAAGCTCGGTCTTTATTGTTCTGTTCACCATCAGCGGCCTGGACGGCGAGCTGCCGAAGCCGCGGGTCGCCAAGCTGGCTTCCGAGCGGCTGAAAGCCACGATTATGGACAGCCTGCGCAAGGGGGACACGGTCGCTTCCTACAGCGCCACACAGTTTATCGTGATGCTGCCCCTCATCAGCTACGAAAACGCGGAAATGGTGGTAGACCGTATCCTGCAGAAATTCCGTTTCCGGTACCGCAGGGACAATGTGAAAATTTCCACCAGAATCAACGCGCTCGATTCAGCGGAGTAA
- the nrdG gene encoding anaerobic ribonucleoside-triphosphate reductase activating protein gives MGSKLKICGIEPESIVDGRGFRYVVFAQGCPHRCPGCHNPQSHDFNGGRWADIDDLFAEICENPLLKGVTFSGGEPFSQPKPLAELAGRIHARKLDLTVFTGYTYEQLCARHDPDTDALLRETDVLIDGPFLQEQKDLTLVFRGSRNQRVIDMNRTRETGAIVLDEVEKEASS, from the coding sequence ATGGGCTCTAAGCTGAAAATCTGCGGGATCGAGCCCGAGTCGATCGTGGACGGAAGGGGCTTCCGCTATGTGGTGTTTGCACAGGGCTGCCCCCACCGCTGTCCCGGCTGCCACAACCCGCAGTCCCACGATTTTAACGGCGGAAGATGGGCGGACATTGACGACCTGTTCGCCGAAATCTGTGAAAACCCGCTCCTGAAGGGCGTGACCTTCAGCGGAGGGGAGCCTTTTTCCCAGCCGAAGCCGCTGGCGGAGCTGGCCGGGCGGATCCACGCAAGAAAGCTGGATCTGACCGTTTTTACGGGCTACACCTATGAGCAGCTTTGCGCGCGGCACGACCCGGACACCGACGCGCTGCTGCGGGAAACCGACGTGCTGATCGACGGGCCGTTCCTGCAGGAGCAGAAGGACCTGACCCTTGTGTTCCGGGGGAGCCGGAACCAGCGCGTCATCGATATGAACCGAACGAGAGAAACCGGCGCGATCGTGCTGGATGAAGTCGAAAAAGAAGCGTCCTCCTGA
- a CDS encoding anaerobic ribonucleoside triphosphate reductase — protein MAVKIQKRNGVVVAFDKEKIRNAIYKANQAVAEEEMGAPVLDRLTGKVVKSFQGDSVPTVEQVQDTVEETLIAADYAKTAKAYILYRAEHAKIRQAEGDLMDIYKELTFRDAKDADIKRENANIDADTAMGTMLKYGSEGSKYFINNYVLPKDIAAAHIDGDIHIHDEDFYMLTETCCQIDLIKLFKGGFCTGHGALREPNDIRSYAALACIAIQANQNEMHGGQSIPNFDYSLAPGVAKTFRKAYFKALSQFFQIANGMKEADADALVKAVRADLGTDITLSAAGRYGEALKAYLPEHQKKNGFEEISEEEAARAHRYAVKTGTGNTESATYQAMEALIHNLNTMNSRAGAQVPFSSINYGTDTSPEARMVVRNLLNATSAGLGDGETPIFPVQIFKVKEGVNYNEGDPNYDLFKLACKVSAKRLFPNFSFIDAPFNLQYYKEGDYNTEVAYMGCRTRVMGNVHDRTKEVTCGRGNLSFTSLNLPRIAIEAKGDLRAFYEMLDKRMDLVIRQLMHRFKIQCSKKVYNYPFLMGQGVWIDSEKLDPQDSVEEVLKHGTLSMGFIGLAETLKALTGKHHGESAESQKLGLEIVSYMRKRMDDESAKTGLNFTLLATPAEGLSGRFVRIDQKKYGKIPGVTDREYYTNSFHVPVYFPIRAFRKIELEAPYHALTNAGHISYVELDGDTCKNIDAFEAVIRCMKEHGIGYGSVNHPVDRDPVCGFNGIIDNECPKCHRTENDGGPKFERIRRITGYLVGTTDRWNNAKRAEERDRVKHGL, from the coding sequence ATGGCTGTCAAAATACAGAAGCGCAACGGTGTGGTCGTGGCGTTCGATAAAGAAAAAATTCGCAATGCGATTTATAAAGCCAATCAGGCGGTCGCGGAGGAAGAGATGGGCGCGCCCGTCCTTGACCGGCTGACGGGCAAGGTGGTCAAATCTTTTCAGGGCGACAGCGTCCCCACCGTCGAGCAGGTACAGGATACGGTGGAGGAAACCCTGATCGCCGCGGACTACGCCAAAACCGCGAAGGCTTACATCCTTTACCGCGCGGAGCACGCCAAAATCCGCCAGGCCGAGGGCGACCTGATGGATATCTACAAGGAGCTGACCTTCCGCGACGCGAAGGACGCCGATATCAAGCGCGAAAACGCGAACATCGACGCGGACACCGCCATGGGGACCATGCTGAAATACGGCTCCGAAGGTTCCAAATATTTTATCAACAACTACGTCCTTCCGAAGGATATTGCCGCGGCGCACATTGACGGCGATATCCATATCCACGACGAGGACTTCTATATGCTGACGGAAACCTGCTGCCAGATCGATCTGATCAAGCTGTTCAAGGGCGGCTTCTGTACCGGCCACGGCGCGCTGCGCGAGCCGAACGATATCCGCTCCTACGCCGCGCTGGCCTGTATTGCGATTCAGGCCAACCAGAACGAGATGCACGGCGGGCAGTCCATTCCGAATTTCGATTATTCCCTGGCGCCGGGCGTCGCCAAAACCTTCCGGAAGGCTTATTTCAAAGCGCTTTCCCAGTTTTTCCAGATTGCGAACGGCATGAAGGAAGCGGACGCCGACGCGCTGGTCAAAGCCGTCCGGGCGGATTTGGGCACGGACATTACGCTTTCCGCCGCCGGCCGGTACGGCGAGGCTTTGAAAGCCTACCTTCCGGAGCACCAGAAGAAAAACGGCTTTGAAGAAATCTCCGAAGAGGAAGCCGCGCGCGCGCACCGGTACGCCGTAAAGACCGGCACCGGCAACACCGAGTCGGCGACCTACCAGGCGATGGAGGCGCTGATCCACAACCTGAACACCATGAATTCCCGCGCGGGCGCACAGGTCCCCTTCTCTTCCATCAACTACGGCACCGACACCTCGCCGGAAGCGCGCATGGTCGTCCGCAACCTGCTGAACGCCACCTCCGCCGGGCTGGGCGACGGCGAAACGCCGATTTTCCCCGTACAGATTTTCAAGGTAAAAGAGGGCGTTAACTACAACGAGGGCGACCCCAACTACGACCTGTTCAAGCTGGCCTGCAAGGTAAGCGCAAAGCGCCTGTTCCCGAATTTCAGCTTTATCGACGCGCCGTTCAACCTGCAGTATTATAAAGAAGGCGACTATAACACGGAAGTGGCCTATATGGGCTGCCGCACCCGCGTCATGGGCAACGTTCACGACAGGACGAAGGAAGTCACCTGCGGACGCGGAAACCTGAGCTTTACCTCGCTGAACCTTCCCCGCATCGCGATCGAGGCGAAGGGCGACCTAAGGGCTTTCTATGAAATGCTGGACAAACGGATGGATCTTGTCATCCGCCAGCTGATGCACCGCTTCAAAATCCAGTGCTCCAAAAAGGTATACAACTATCCGTTCCTGATGGGGCAGGGCGTCTGGATCGACTCCGAAAAGCTCGACCCGCAGGACAGTGTGGAGGAGGTCCTGAAGCACGGCACCCTGAGCATGGGCTTTATCGGCCTTGCCGAGACGCTGAAAGCGCTGACCGGCAAGCATCACGGGGAAAGCGCGGAAAGCCAGAAGCTCGGCCTTGAAATCGTTTCCTATATGAGAAAGCGGATGGACGACGAATCGGCGAAAACCGGCCTGAACTTCACCCTGCTCGCCACTCCGGCGGAAGGGCTTTCCGGCCGCTTCGTGCGCATTGACCAGAAGAAATACGGCAAGATTCCGGGCGTCACCGACCGCGAATACTACACGAACTCCTTCCATGTGCCCGTCTATTTCCCGATCAGGGCGTTTCGGAAAATCGAGCTGGAAGCGCCTTACCACGCGCTGACCAACGCGGGCCATATCAGCTATGTGGAGCTGGACGGCGACACCTGCAAAAATATCGACGCGTTTGAAGCGGTGATCCGCTGCATGAAGGAACACGGCATCGGCTACGGTTCGGTGAACCACCCGGTCGACCGCGACCCGGTCTGCGGCTTCAACGGGATTATCGACAACGAATGCCCCAAGTGCCACCGCACCGAAAACGACGGCGGCCCCAAATTTGAGCGGATCCGCCGGATCACCGGGTATCTGGTCGGCACCACCGACCGGTGGAACAACGCGAAGCGCGCGGAGGAAAGGGACAGAGTGAAGCATGGGCTCTAA
- the mgrA gene encoding L-glyceraldehyde 3-phosphate reductase, with translation MERYTLVPPYTAEETRYTQMQYRRCGKSGLKLSAVSLGYWHNFGTYDQYETARAVTRRAFDLGITVFDLANNYGPPAGSAEETFGRLMKEDMHPYRDEMVITTKAGYTMWPGPYGDFGSRKYLLASLDQSLKRMGLDYVDIFYHHRMDPETPLEESMGALAHAVKSGKALYAGISNYSPDKAKEAASLLKEMGVPCLICQSRYSLLDRKVEQDGLFGALSGCGMGATAFSPLAQGLLTGKYNNGIPQDSRAAGASVFLNKDRITTETIEKVVALGKLAARRGQTTAQFALSWVLRQPVMASVLIGASRVSQLEENIGALDNLDFSEEEIREINAILR, from the coding sequence GGAGGAAACGCGCTATACGCAGATGCAGTACCGCCGCTGCGGCAAAAGCGGCCTGAAGCTGAGCGCCGTTTCGCTCGGCTACTGGCACAATTTCGGCACCTACGACCAGTACGAAACCGCCCGCGCCGTCACCCGCCGCGCGTTTGACCTTGGCATCACCGTCTTTGACCTTGCCAACAACTACGGCCCCCCGGCGGGCAGCGCGGAGGAGACCTTCGGCCGCCTGATGAAGGAGGACATGCACCCCTACCGCGACGAAATGGTCATCACCACCAAAGCGGGCTATACCATGTGGCCCGGCCCGTACGGCGATTTCGGCTCCCGCAAGTACCTGCTCGCAAGCCTTGACCAGAGCCTGAAACGGATGGGGCTGGACTATGTGGATATTTTCTATCATCACCGCATGGACCCGGAGACCCCGCTGGAAGAAAGCATGGGCGCGCTCGCGCACGCGGTTAAGAGCGGCAAGGCGCTTTACGCCGGGATTTCCAACTACAGCCCCGATAAGGCAAAGGAAGCCGCTTCCCTTTTAAAGGAGATGGGCGTTCCCTGCCTGATCTGCCAGTCGCGCTACAGCCTGCTGGACAGAAAGGTGGAACAGGACGGGCTGTTTGGGGCGCTTTCCGGCTGCGGCATGGGCGCGACCGCGTTCAGCCCGCTGGCTCAGGGCCTTCTGACCGGAAAATACAACAACGGCATCCCGCAGGATTCCCGCGCTGCGGGAGCTTCCGTCTTTTTGAACAAGGACCGCATTACGACTGAAACCATCGAAAAGGTCGTCGCACTCGGCAAGCTGGCAGCGCGCCGGGGCCAGACCACCGCGCAGTTCGCCCTTTCGTGGGTGCTGCGCCAACCGGTGATGGCCAGCGTGCTGATCGGCGCCAGTCGCGTTTCCCAGCTGGAAGAGAATATTGGCGCGCTGGACAATCTTGATTTCTCGGAAGAGGAGATCCGCGAGATCAACGCGATTCTGCGGTAA